From the Parafrankia discariae genome, the window GCTCGACCAGCTCGAGAGTGGCGATCCGGGTTTCTCCGGACATGACCCGGCTGACGCGGCTTTGGGTGAGGCCGCGGACGGGTGAGGAGACGCGGTCCTGACTGGCGCCGTCGTACTTGCGCATCAGACGGAAGATCGTCTGGAAGTCCATGGCTTCGCAGGCGGCGCGGAACTCGCCTCGTCCGAGGAGTTCGGGCGAGACGGTGTACGGAGGGGCGGGCTGGGCCATCCGCCATCTCCTCGGGTGCGGGCCGACTGGCATGGTCAGCGGGTGGTCAGGTCGCTACGCAGAGACTAACCCGGCCATGCAACGGTGGTATGGCCTGTTCGCGGTTGTTGTGCGGATCGGGCGCTCGTGTGGCGCTTGCTGACCGCTCGCCGAGCGGCGGACCGCCGGAATCCCATGCACTGAGTGCCATTCCATCTTGACGTTTCGTGACCCATCCGGATCCGGACAGTCTGATTCGCAAGCCATCCCGTCCCGTGTCGAGCGGCGTCCTCCGCGGGGCGGGGTGGCGTCCAGGCCGTGAGGCGGCATGAGAACGGATGAAGGGGGTGCGGCGGTGTGGCCGAAGCCAACGACGGGCGGGACAGCCGTGACACGGCGCGGGGGGAACGGGGGTTCGCGATGACCTGGGCGAGCGGGCCGTGTCAGGCGGATGCGGAACCGGGCGTCGGCCTGTTGCCGTGGGGCGCGGATGCCTGGGCGCTGGTCGTTCCTGCGGGCTCGTCCGCGTCGGCGCTGGCGGAAGCGATGGCGGGGATGCCTGCGGGGCTGCACTTCGTGGAGGCCTACGGGGACGCGGACGTGGTGCTCGTCTACGCGGCGGCTGGGGTGCGGCTGTCCCGGCGGCAGCTTCCGGGGGACTTCCTGCGTTCCATGCTCGAACTCGACCCGGCCACGGTGGGGGACGGTGCCGGGCGGCGGTGGATGACGGATGGGGAGCAGGACGCGTACGCCGCGGGGAAGGCGGATGTAGCGGATGCGCTGCGGCGACAGGTGATCCGCCGTCGGCGTCCGCGGTCGTGGAACCCCACTGCTCTGGGCTGACATCGCGCACGTTCACAGGGGCCGGATCTCGTCGGGGGGATCCGGCCCTTGGCATGTCAGGACGATGCCGGCTCGTCCGACCTGGTCACGGCCTGCTCGACTACGGCGAGTCTGGTCACGATCTCGGTGAGACGGTCCTCGACACGGGCCAGTGCGGTGAGGATCTCCCGCCCGATGGGCTCGGCCGTCTCGGGGTCGTCGACCGGCGGGCCTGACAGGAGCACCTGAATCAGGTGGTCGTCGGGCCACTCCAGAGCGCGGGCGATCGACGCGAGGGTCTTGTTCTGCACGCGGCGGCCGGCGCCGTGCTGAAGCTCGCGCAGCGTGGACACGGACACCCCGGACAGGCGGGCAAGGTCCTGCTGACCGATGCGGCGTCGCGCCATCCGCTCGTTGAGCGCAACGGCGACGGCGGCCCAGTCCTCACCATCCACGGGGCCTCTGGTCCGGTACACCGGCGCGGTTTTCCGGTCAGCCATGCGCGCATATTAGCGGCCTGCAAAGAAGTCGGAAACGCATACCCGTGCCTCATATCACCATGGCATGAACCATGCGGGCCCGCATGGGGCTCATACCACCCGTACATACAACGCTTGGTTAGCGTTTGATGCGCGCTTGCCGAGCGGTGGATCGTGTATCTCATCGGCCGGAACGACCGGCCACAGATGACGGTCTGCGATGTGTGGAGGTGGCGTGATGGCGGTTCCCCGGCGTATTCCGGTGCGGTTCGAGGATGTGTTCCCGCACGGCGCGTACGTGCTCGGTGTGGAGGCGGCGAACGACTTCGACAAGGTGCGGGCGGGCGCGGCGGACCCACAGCAGCGGGACAAGGAGACCGGCGCCCGGGTCTGGACCGTCCGTGCCCTGGACCCGGACCCGGCGGCCCGGCAGGCGGAAGTCAAGGTGAAGATCCTCGGCGAGACGGCTCCGGTCGCCCCGGACGCGATGCCGGGGATGCCGTTCCGGCCGGTGCTGTTCGACGGGCTGTCGGTGCTGCCGTACGTGGACACCAACAGTTCCAAGCCTCGACAGGCGTTCTCGCTGCGGGCAGTGTCGATGCGTCCGGTTGGCCCGGCTCGTCGGACGAACCCGGGGGTGGCGGCATGACGACCGGACCCGGCCTGGACGGCCTGCGCTCGTCGACGCACCTGGGGTTGCACGTGGGTGCGGACTGGTCGGCCCGCTGCCACAGCTACCCGGACAGTGCGCCGATCCTCGCGGTGACCCTCGGCCGCACGACCCTGTCCGTCTCGGTGGCGGGTAGCGCGGTGACGTCGGATCAGGTGGATTTCGCCTACGCGCTGCTCGCCGCGGTGAACGATTACCTGATCGAATGCGAACGGCTCCGGTTCGCCATGCTGGAAATAGCCGAATCCGCGGAGTACCGCGCCGCGTAGCAGCTCCTCTAGCTGCTCTCTTCGGGGAGGCGGCCCGGATTCCGGATCCTGAGTAACTGCCGCTCCGGGCCGCTCCTCCTTTCTTCCTCCCCTTACTCCCTCTCGTTTCGCGCGCTCTGAAAAGGGTGGTATTTGGCATGTCCAGGATCAACGGTGACCGGGGGTTGCCGCGTATTCCGTCCCGGCCGGATCGGATGCGGGTCCCGCTGTGGATGCTGTTCGTGGCGGTGGTCGGTAAGGGCCTGGTGCTGGGGGTGCGCTGGTGCTGGCGGCACCGGGTCGCCGTCCCTCTGGGCCTGGCTCTCGCCATGTTCACCCACCGGTTCGGCCTGCTGGGCCTGGTGGCGCTGCTCGTTGCCGTCGCGCTGGTAGCGGTCGTGTGGCGGCGGGTGCATCCGCGGTCGTTCGGCTGGCTGGCCCGGTGGGTGCGGGCCCGGGTCCGGTTGGCGTTCGTCTACCGGCGGCGGTGGCGGCCGGCGATGGTGCACACCGATCTGGCGATCCGGATGCCGGCGTCCAACGGCGACCAGGTGACGTTTGACGAGTACTTTCCGCGGATCCGCTCGATCCGCTCCACGCGGGCCGCGGACACGCTGCGGGTGGAACTGCTTCCCGGCCAGACCCCGGAACAGTGGGCGGATCAGGCTGAAGCGTTGCGGCACGTGTTCCGGGCCCGGCGCTGCCAGGTCCAGGCGGAGGAACACCGGTTCGTCCGGTTGCACTTCCACTACCGCGACACCCTGACCCGACCGGTTCACCCCACCCGGCTCGACCACCCCGGCCCCGGCCCGGCCATCGACCACGACGCCAGTGATCTGCACGGTGAGAACGCTG encodes:
- a CDS encoding helix-turn-helix domain-containing protein; translated protein: MADRKTAPVYRTRGPVDGEDWAAVAVALNERMARRRIGQQDLARLSGVSVSTLRELQHGAGRRVQNKTLASIARALEWPDDHLIQVLLSGPPVDDPETAEPIGREILTALARVEDRLTEIVTRLAVVEQAVTRSDEPASS